Genomic segment of Terriglobales bacterium:
TGAGAGCTTGTATCTGATCAATTACGCGCTGCTGCACCATTATCCGGAAGGCTGGACTGCGCAGATACGAGATCGCCAGCCAGGCGGCGCCCGCGACCAGCAGCAGGAGCAGCACGCCGGCAATCATAAGCCGCCGTAACCAGCTTCGTTTCTTGGTGGGTTCACTCATGGTTTTCCATGGTTCACCAAGGGCGAGTCCTCGATAGAGGGCGGCCCGATGTAAATGTCACTCTGCTCGCGGAGCGTCTTCAACCAGTAATCGACCGTCTTGGCCAGCTCTTCCTGAACCAGGATTTCCTGGATCTGTGAATAGACCTGGCCCAACGGGACATCCTTAGCCCCGGACCGGCGTAACTCGGGGAGAAATTTCTCGCGGTAATATGCAGTCACCATTGAGCGATCGACGCGTACGGTGGGACGAAGCCGAGCATCCAGAAAATGAAGAATCTCCAGTTGCGCTCTCACCTGTTCGGTTACATCTTCCGCGGTGAGCCCGGCGCGCTGCAAAGCCTGCTGCCACCCAGTCTCGGTTTCCGCGCCGGGGACGTGTTTGCGAAGTTGTTGAAGCTGCTGCTGAATTTCCGCCTGCGGCGGAGAAACCGTGGGATAGTTGTGCATCTCTTGCCGAATGAGCTCTTGATCGATCATGCGATCCAGTTCCTTTTTGCGCTCCTCTTCGCTCAACTGATCCACCGATTTCCCTTGCTGGAGCGCCTCAAAGCTGAGTGCGTCTTCCAGTTGGCTGCGAAAGATTGCCTTGTTATTGACCACCGCAAGAATGCCGTCCACGACCTCGCCGGCGTAACTCAGACCGAGGCCGGCGAGGACTACTGCCACGAGTTGAAGAACAGGTCGCATTAGAACGTCTGACCAATGCTAAAGTAGAAATTCACCCGCCGCGTGGTTTGCGGGGTGAATACCTGTTGCCCAGCAGAGTTGGTGGTGAACTGGGGATAGACTGTTGGGTTCAAGTTATATCCTACGTCGACGCGCACCGGGCCAATCGGCGTCTGGTAGCGAAGGCCTCCTCCCACCGCCTGGGACATGTAACTGAAACTGCATTGTGCCGATAAGTTGGGGTCCCTGCACAGGTCCTGTCTGGGCTGATACCAGCGAAATACGCTACGTACCATCTCCTTACTGTCCTCAAAGACGTTACCGACGTCATGGAAGGCGACAAA
This window contains:
- a CDS encoding SurA N-terminal domain-containing protein — encoded protein: MRPVLQLVAVVLAGLGLSYAGEVVDGILAVVNNKAIFRSQLEDALSFEALQQGKSVDQLSEEERKKELDRMIDQELIRQEMHNYPTVSPPQAEIQQQLQQLRKHVPGAETETGWQQALQRAGLTAEDVTEQVRAQLEILHFLDARLRPTVRVDRSMVTAYYREKFLPELRRSGAKDVPLGQVYSQIQEILVQEELAKTVDYWLKTLREQSDIYIGPPSIEDSPLVNHGKP